In one Silene latifolia isolate original U9 population chromosome 10, ASM4854445v1, whole genome shotgun sequence genomic region, the following are encoded:
- the LOC141606623 gene encoding uncharacterized protein LOC141606623 isoform X2 codes for MEEICDKVCVFEESLEIDFDFEFDVEKFFDFTSTETIDEVMESERWFHLAPGYPPSPLLLKLGLVTEEYEHQYESAATSDNGESETRDQCKRQGSELLKPKPANQTRLSTNSRLLQPTASQLAKQNQQIGFRETRPPASVQKLGSSVKSPGSIAATKRHKLQYGYLHKVAQLKHQTNFAHKLARQTASTSETSCHARPKTSAPKEICLGTANRAQQRRSQDASELVRDAKYDSCTSRSRLSNGKASEPKKNTPSLALVIKGLKKSASRSMKENKNPNSAVVKPTTCCLKQNQTSEGRVTVIAY; via the exons ATGGAGGAGATTTGTGATAAAGTTTGCGTGTTCGAGGAATCATTGGAAATTGATTTTGATTTCGAGTTTGATGTCGAAAAATTCTTCGATTTTACAAGTACGGAGACGATTGACGAGGTTATGGAATCTGAACGTTGGTTTCATTTAGCTCCAGGCTACCCTCCTTCAC CTTTACTCCTCAAGTTGGGATTGGTAACAGAAGAGTATGAACATCAGTATGAATCGGCCGCTACCAGTGATAATGGAGAATCAGAAACTCGAGATCAATGTAAAAGGCAAG GTTCTGAACTGCTGAAGCCGAAACCTGCAAACCAGACACGTTTGTCAACGAACTCCAGATTGTTACAACCTACAGCAAGTCAATTAGCAAAGCAGAATCAACAGATTGGTTTTCGTGAAACGAGGCCTCCTGCAAG TGTTCAGAAGCTAGGAAGTTCTGTTAAGTCTCCTGGATCTATTGCTGCTACCAAACGGCATAAACTACAGTACGGTTATTTGCACAAG GTTGCTCAGCTCAAACACCAGACGAATTTTGCGCACAAGCTAGCTAGACAG ACTGCATCCACTAGTGAGACCTCCTGTCATGCAAGACCGAAAACCTCTGCTCCAAAGGAAATTTGCCTAGGAACGGCTAATAGAGCACAACAACGCAG GTCCCAGGATGCTTCAGAGCTAGTCCGGGATGCAAAATATGATAGTTGTACTTCTAGATCACGCCTTTCGAATGGAAAA GCTTCGGAACCTAAGAAAAACACACCGTCCCTGGCTTTAGTCATAAAG GGCTTAAAGAAGAGTGCATCGCGCTCCATGAAGGAGAATAAG AATCCAAATTCAGCTGTTGTAAAACCGACAACATGTTGCCTGAAGCAAAATCAAACTAGCGAAGGGAGGGTGACAGTCATCGCGTACTAG
- the LOC141606623 gene encoding uncharacterized protein LOC141606623 isoform X1, producing MEEICDKVCVFEESLEIDFDFEFDVEKFFDFTSTETIDEVMESERWFHLAPGYPPSPLLLKLGLVTEEYEHQYESAATSDNGESETRDQCKRQGSELLKPKPANQTRLSTNSRLLQPTASQLAKQNQQIGFRETRPPASRSIPTNSVQKLGSSVKSPGSIAATKRHKLQYGYLHKVAQLKHQTNFAHKLARQTASTSETSCHARPKTSAPKEICLGTANRAQQRRSQDASELVRDAKYDSCTSRSRLSNGKASEPKKNTPSLALVIKGLKKSASRSMKENKNPNSAVVKPTTCCLKQNQTSEGRVTVIAY from the exons ATGGAGGAGATTTGTGATAAAGTTTGCGTGTTCGAGGAATCATTGGAAATTGATTTTGATTTCGAGTTTGATGTCGAAAAATTCTTCGATTTTACAAGTACGGAGACGATTGACGAGGTTATGGAATCTGAACGTTGGTTTCATTTAGCTCCAGGCTACCCTCCTTCAC CTTTACTCCTCAAGTTGGGATTGGTAACAGAAGAGTATGAACATCAGTATGAATCGGCCGCTACCAGTGATAATGGAGAATCAGAAACTCGAGATCAATGTAAAAGGCAAG GTTCTGAACTGCTGAAGCCGAAACCTGCAAACCAGACACGTTTGTCAACGAACTCCAGATTGTTACAACCTACAGCAAGTCAATTAGCAAAGCAGAATCAACAGATTGGTTTTCGTGAAACGAGGCCTCCTGCAAG TCGTTCAATTCCGACTAACAGTGTTCAGAAGCTAGGAAGTTCTGTTAAGTCTCCTGGATCTATTGCTGCTACCAAACGGCATAAACTACAGTACGGTTATTTGCACAAG GTTGCTCAGCTCAAACACCAGACGAATTTTGCGCACAAGCTAGCTAGACAG ACTGCATCCACTAGTGAGACCTCCTGTCATGCAAGACCGAAAACCTCTGCTCCAAAGGAAATTTGCCTAGGAACGGCTAATAGAGCACAACAACGCAG GTCCCAGGATGCTTCAGAGCTAGTCCGGGATGCAAAATATGATAGTTGTACTTCTAGATCACGCCTTTCGAATGGAAAA GCTTCGGAACCTAAGAAAAACACACCGTCCCTGGCTTTAGTCATAAAG GGCTTAAAGAAGAGTGCATCGCGCTCCATGAAGGAGAATAAG AATCCAAATTCAGCTGTTGTAAAACCGACAACATGTTGCCTGAAGCAAAATCAAACTAGCGAAGGGAGGGTGACAGTCATCGCGTACTAG